One part of the Flavobacterium johnsoniae UW101 genome encodes these proteins:
- a CDS encoding RagB/SusD family nutrient uptake outer membrane protein gives MKRIYISLFILAGLFSGCSDDFLDVDQTDKIPVDVEYLNTDSKAAELVTSIYNQFLSWEMSSFGWNGVTSIISDDADKGSDPGDTGADKDVLDALTYNASTPSFESVWKANYAGINRCNQALTYLPQLDKVTPALRNRLIGEAKFMRAFMYFTLVKGYGAVPIVDRLANIPLTPEDKEMQLTRRPVSDVYAFIEKDLAEAAEALPEKSTYSGNDKQRVSKGSAYALLAKVNLYLKNWQAVIDNCDKVIGYSLVADYSSQFKLEGEFGSESIFEINGVGSPTSDQKLGIGNYTVSQAPRGAGGWGWGFNTPTQGLANAYEPGDVRKNATIIFRGSVLYDGRVVASTVTNPMYNYKAYSSDFYNLEFTDTNLRYLRYAEVLLMKAEALNELGQTSAAVPFLNQVRHRANLGDTPAVSQADVRTAIWKERRVELAFEHDRWFDLVRTGQAQAAMAADGKTFVVGKHELWPIPTFFIRESVGYSTQNPGGY, from the coding sequence ATGAAAAGAATATATATATCATTGTTTATACTTGCTGGACTCTTTTCGGGATGTTCAGATGATTTTTTAGATGTTGATCAGACGGATAAAATTCCTGTTGATGTAGAATATCTAAATACTGATAGTAAAGCTGCAGAATTGGTTACCTCTATTTACAACCAGTTTTTATCTTGGGAAATGTCATCTTTTGGATGGAATGGGGTAACAAGTATTATTTCTGATGATGCAGATAAAGGTTCTGACCCAGGGGATACTGGTGCAGATAAGGATGTATTGGATGCATTAACTTACAATGCTTCAACTCCATCATTTGAAAGTGTTTGGAAAGCAAATTATGCCGGAATCAATAGATGTAATCAGGCATTAACGTATCTGCCGCAATTAGACAAAGTAACTCCTGCATTGAGAAATAGATTAATTGGCGAAGCAAAATTCATGAGAGCTTTCATGTACTTTACTTTAGTAAAAGGGTATGGTGCAGTCCCAATTGTTGACCGTTTAGCTAATATACCGTTAACACCAGAAGATAAAGAAATGCAGTTAACTCGTAGACCTGTCTCTGATGTTTATGCTTTTATTGAAAAAGATTTAGCAGAAGCTGCTGAGGCGTTACCAGAAAAAAGCACTTATTCAGGAAATGACAAACAAAGAGTTTCAAAAGGTTCGGCTTATGCATTATTAGCAAAAGTAAATTTATACTTGAAAAACTGGCAGGCTGTAATTGATAATTGTGATAAAGTAATAGGCTATTCATTAGTTGCGGATTATTCTTCACAATTTAAATTAGAAGGTGAATTTGGTTCAGAATCAATTTTTGAAATCAACGGTGTTGGTTCACCAACTTCTGATCAAAAATTAGGAATTGGTAACTATACTGTATCTCAGGCACCAAGAGGTGCTGGAGGATGGGGCTGGGGTTTCAACACACCAACTCAAGGCCTTGCTAATGCTTACGAGCCAGGTGATGTTAGAAAAAATGCTACAATTATCTTTAGAGGTTCAGTTTTATATGATGGAAGAGTTGTGGCTTCAACAGTAACAAATCCGATGTACAACTACAAAGCATACTCATCAGATTTTTACAATCTTGAATTTACAGATACAAACCTAAGATATTTAAGATATGCTGAAGTTTTATTAATGAAAGCAGAAGCTCTTAATGAATTGGGGCAGACAAGTGCAGCAGTTCCGTTCTTAAACCAAGTAAGACACAGAGCTAATTTAGGTGATACCCCTGCAGTTTCGCAAGCAGATGTTAGAACCGCAATCTGGAAAGAAAGAAGGGTAGAACTTGCTTTTGAACATGACAGATGGTTTGATCTTGTTAGAACAGGTCAGGCGCAGGCAGCTATGGCGGCAGATGGAAAAACATTTGTGGTTGGAAAACATGAATTATGGCCTATACCAACATTTTTCATTAGAGAATCAGTGGGATATTCAACTCAAAACCCAGGCGGTTATTAA
- a CDS encoding glucoamylase family protein: MIRISVLFLAFAFFSCGSNDKSKENAQENTSGVTALTDEQLLDAVQKQTFKYFWDYAEPNSGLARERYHPDGNYPENDSNIVTTGGSGFGLMALVSGMSQGYITKEQGVERLNKIADFLGKADRFHGAWSHWIDGNTGKVKPFGTKDNGGDLVETSFLVAGMITVREYLKDGSEKEKAVAQKFDALWKGVDWQWYTNNKNVLYWHWSPNYAWQMNFPLQGYNECLITYVMAASSPTHTIDAKAYHEGWARSGGIVSSKTKYNIPLILKHNGAEEFGGPLFWAHYSYVGLDPNQLTDKYANYWDLNVNQTKINYQFCVQNPNKNAGYGPDYWGLTASYSRNPDGSIGYNAHMPSNDQGVISPTAAISSIVYTPKESMALIRNLYDNHKDETWGDAGFYDALSLGNKWAAKRYLAIDQGPEVVMIENYRTGLLWKLFMNAPEVKQGLTKLGFKSGKYGI, from the coding sequence ATGATTAGAATTTCAGTTTTATTTTTAGCTTTTGCTTTTTTTAGTTGTGGATCGAATGATAAGTCGAAAGAAAATGCACAGGAAAATACCTCTGGCGTTACAGCATTAACAGACGAACAGCTTTTAGACGCTGTTCAAAAACAAACTTTTAAATACTTCTGGGATTATGCAGAACCAAATTCTGGATTAGCCAGAGAGCGTTACCATCCAGACGGAAATTATCCTGAAAATGATTCAAATATCGTTACAACAGGAGGTTCAGGTTTTGGATTAATGGCTCTTGTATCAGGAATGTCTCAAGGATATATTACTAAAGAGCAAGGTGTAGAACGTCTTAATAAAATTGCAGATTTTTTAGGCAAAGCAGATCGTTTTCACGGAGCATGGTCACATTGGATTGACGGAAATACAGGAAAAGTAAAACCTTTTGGAACCAAGGATAATGGCGGCGATTTAGTCGAAACTTCATTTTTGGTTGCAGGAATGATTACAGTTCGTGAATATCTTAAAGATGGTTCTGAAAAAGAAAAAGCTGTAGCACAAAAATTTGATGCACTTTGGAAAGGTGTTGACTGGCAATGGTATACAAACAACAAAAATGTGTTGTACTGGCACTGGTCACCAAACTACGCATGGCAGATGAATTTTCCTCTTCAAGGATATAACGAATGTCTGATCACTTACGTAATGGCAGCATCTTCACCAACTCATACAATCGATGCAAAGGCATATCATGAAGGATGGGCGAGAAGCGGAGGCATAGTTTCTTCAAAAACAAAATACAATATTCCGCTTATTTTAAAGCACAATGGTGCTGAAGAATTTGGAGGTCCGTTATTCTGGGCACATTATTCTTATGTAGGTTTAGATCCAAATCAGTTAACAGATAAATATGCAAACTACTGGGATTTAAATGTAAACCAAACCAAAATCAATTATCAGTTTTGCGTTCAAAATCCAAATAAAAATGCAGGTTATGGACCAGATTATTGGGGTTTAACAGCATCATATTCAAGAAACCCTGATGGTTCTATTGGATATAATGCACACATGCCGAGCAACGATCAAGGTGTGATTTCACCTACTGCAGCAATCAGTTCAATCGTGTACACACCAAAAGAATCGATGGCTTTAATCAGAAACTTATATGATAATCATAAAGATGAAACATGGGGAGATGCAGGTTTTTATGATGCACTGAGTTTAGGAAACAAATGGGCTGCAAAACGTTATCTGGCAATTGATCAAGGTCCTGAGGTGGTTATGATTGAAAATTACAGAACAGGTTTATTATGGAAATTATTCATGAATGCACCTGAAGTAAAACAAGGATTAACAAAACTTGGATTCAAATCTGGTAAATACGGAATTTAA
- a CDS encoding carboxylesterase family protein, with product MKNTLAFLFLLLSIVVFGQTETTGKINTVIMSKYELGYVLHKPANTKEKKPLIVFISGDGEKGTDLEKVKVHGPLKYLKTHQLDAYVLAPQCKEDENWDIESIYQLILKIQKENKIDSDRIYVTGLSSGGWASWNLAFAHPDLFAANVPVAGFVDLIQLEHACEIANIPTRIFHGLLDDVVNVNYAITIYKELKKCNAKDVKLTIFDDANHDSWTKVYDNQEIYDWMFQQKKTNTNK from the coding sequence ATGAAAAATACATTAGCATTTTTATTTCTGTTACTTTCTATCGTTGTTTTTGGGCAGACCGAAACAACAGGGAAAATCAATACAGTTATAATGTCTAAATATGAGCTTGGTTATGTTTTGCATAAACCGGCAAATACAAAAGAAAAAAAGCCTCTAATAGTTTTTATTTCTGGAGATGGAGAAAAAGGAACAGACCTTGAAAAAGTAAAAGTTCATGGTCCGTTAAAATATTTAAAAACGCATCAATTAGACGCCTATGTTCTGGCTCCGCAATGTAAGGAAGATGAGAACTGGGATATAGAATCGATTTATCAGCTGATTTTAAAAATTCAGAAAGAAAATAAAATCGATTCAGACAGAATATATGTTACTGGTTTGAGCTCAGGAGGCTGGGCTTCTTGGAATTTGGCTTTTGCACATCCGGATCTATTTGCAGCAAACGTACCTGTCGCTGGCTTTGTAGATTTAATTCAGTTAGAACACGCTTGTGAAATAGCCAATATTCCTACCAGAATTTTCCACGGATTATTAGATGATGTGGTAAACGTGAATTATGCAATCACGATTTACAAAGAATTGAAAAAGTGTAATGCAAAAGACGTAAAGCTTACCATTTTTGATGATGCAAATCATGACAGCTGGACGAAAGTATATGATAATCAGGAAATCTATGACTGGATGTTCCAGCAGAAAAAAACAAATACAAACAAATAA
- the bglX gene encoding beta-glucosidase BglX: protein MKNKLVLLFLGCAVLGYAQKKPAKNTVKIKPKSEFVAELMSKMTLDEKLGQLNLPTSGDITTGQANSSNVAKNIAEGKVGGLFNIKSVQKIKEVQKIAVEKSRLKIPLLFGMDVIHGYETTFPIPLGLSCTWDMGLIERSAQIAAKEASADGINWTFSPMVDISRDPRWGRVSEGSGEDPYLGSQIAKAMVNGYQQHDLSKNNSILACVKHFALYGAPEGGRDYNTVDMSHIRMFNDYFPPYKAAVDAGVGSVMASFNEVDGIPATGNKWLMTDVLRKQWGFKGFVVTDFTGIPEMIEHGMGNLQDVSALALNAGVEMDMVGEGFLGTLKKSLDEGRVKIETIDNAVKLILEAKYDLGLFQDPYKYCDEKRAKTEIFTTDSRKEAREIAAQSLVLLKNQNQLLPLKKSGTIGLIGPLADAKENMPGTWSVATKMENAVSLLRGIKEVAGAGTKVLYAKGSNLDYDETFETNATMFGKTLHRDARSKEDLLAEALKVAEQSDVIVAALGESAEMSGESSSRTNLEIPQAQKDLLNALLKTGKPVVLVLFDGRPLVITDEEKTVPAILNAWFAGTEAGYAIADVLFGDVNPSGKLTSTFPRSVGQLPIYYAHKNTGRPLSNTEGKFEKFRSNYIDERNEPLFPFGFGLSYTTFDYSNLKISSDKMNPSGKLKVTVDLTNTGNFDGKETVQLYIRDLVGSVTRPVRELKGFQKIALKKGEKQTVSFDITVEDLKFYNSDLQFAAEPGQFDIFVGGNSNADKKVSFELTK, encoded by the coding sequence ATGAAAAACAAATTAGTCTTACTTTTTTTAGGATGCGCTGTTTTGGGTTACGCTCAAAAAAAGCCGGCTAAAAATACAGTGAAAATTAAACCAAAGTCTGAATTTGTGGCGGAGTTAATGTCAAAAATGACTTTAGACGAGAAATTGGGTCAGTTAAACCTGCCAACATCTGGTGATATTACCACAGGGCAGGCAAACAGCTCAAATGTGGCAAAAAACATTGCTGAAGGAAAAGTGGGTGGTTTGTTTAACATTAAATCAGTTCAAAAAATTAAAGAAGTACAGAAAATTGCGGTTGAAAAAAGCCGTTTAAAAATTCCGCTGCTTTTTGGTATGGACGTAATTCACGGTTACGAAACAACATTCCCAATTCCGTTAGGATTATCTTGTACCTGGGATATGGGCTTAATTGAAAGAAGTGCTCAGATTGCTGCAAAAGAAGCAAGTGCAGACGGTATCAACTGGACATTTTCTCCAATGGTTGATATTTCTCGTGATCCAAGATGGGGAAGAGTTTCTGAAGGTTCAGGGGAAGATCCATACTTAGGAAGCCAGATTGCAAAAGCAATGGTAAACGGATATCAGCAGCATGATCTTTCAAAAAATAACTCAATTTTAGCTTGTGTTAAGCACTTCGCATTATACGGTGCTCCAGAAGGCGGACGTGATTACAACACGGTTGATATGAGCCACATCAGAATGTTTAATGACTATTTTCCTCCTTACAAAGCGGCAGTTGATGCTGGTGTAGGTTCGGTTATGGCTTCTTTCAACGAAGTTGACGGAATTCCAGCAACTGGAAACAAATGGTTAATGACAGATGTTTTAAGAAAACAATGGGGGTTCAAAGGATTTGTAGTAACTGATTTTACAGGAATTCCTGAAATGATCGAACACGGAATGGGGAATCTTCAAGATGTTTCTGCTTTAGCATTAAATGCTGGGGTTGAAATGGATATGGTTGGAGAAGGTTTCTTAGGAACTTTGAAAAAATCTTTAGACGAAGGAAGAGTAAAAATCGAAACAATCGATAATGCTGTAAAACTTATTTTAGAAGCAAAATACGATTTAGGATTATTCCAGGACCCATACAAATATTGTGATGAGAAAAGAGCAAAAACTGAAATCTTCACAACTGACAGCAGAAAAGAAGCACGTGAAATTGCAGCACAATCTTTAGTTTTATTAAAAAACCAAAACCAGCTTTTACCACTTAAAAAATCTGGAACTATTGGTTTAATCGGACCATTGGCAGATGCAAAAGAAAACATGCCAGGAACTTGGAGTGTGGCTACAAAAATGGAAAATGCCGTTTCGTTATTGAGAGGTATTAAAGAAGTAGCCGGAGCTGGAACAAAAGTTTTATATGCAAAAGGAAGTAATTTAGATTACGATGAAACTTTTGAAACCAATGCGACAATGTTTGGTAAAACATTACACCGTGATGCTCGTTCAAAAGAAGATTTATTAGCAGAAGCTTTAAAAGTAGCGGAGCAGTCAGATGTGATTGTGGCAGCTTTAGGAGAATCTGCAGAAATGAGCGGAGAATCTAGCAGCCGTACGAATTTAGAAATTCCACAAGCGCAAAAAGATTTATTAAACGCTTTATTAAAAACAGGAAAACCAGTTGTTTTAGTTTTATTTGACGGACGTCCGTTAGTAATTACAGACGAAGAGAAAACAGTTCCTGCAATTTTAAATGCTTGGTTCGCAGGTACAGAAGCTGGTTATGCTATTGCTGATGTATTATTCGGAGACGTAAATCCTTCAGGAAAATTGACTTCAACTTTTCCAAGAAGTGTTGGGCAGCTGCCAATTTACTACGCGCACAAAAATACAGGAAGACCACTTTCTAATACAGAAGGTAAATTCGAAAAATTCAGATCAAATTATATTGACGAAAGAAACGAGCCTTTATTCCCATTCGGATTTGGTTTAAGCTATACGACTTTTGATTATTCAAACCTGAAAATTTCTTCTGATAAAATGAATCCATCTGGAAAATTGAAAGTAACAGTTGATTTAACTAATACAGGAAATTTTGACGGAAAAGAAACAGTTCAATTATATATTAGAGATTTAGTTGGTTCAGTAACAAGACCAGTTAGAGAATTAAAAGGTTTCCAAAAAATAGCACTTAAAAAAGGTGAAAAACAAACCGTAAGTTTTGATATTACGGTTGAAGATTTAAAATTTTATAACTCTGATTTGCAATTTGCAGCAGAGCCTGGACAGTTTGATATTTTCGTTGGAGGAAATTCAAATGCCGATAAGAAAGTTAGTTTTGAGTTAACTAAATAG
- a CDS encoding SusC/RagA family TonB-linked outer membrane protein → MKNFIFSLFVLLMLPAYMSGQAQAIKGKVVDSSGMGIPGAIIASSDARATADADFDGNFTINAKPGDILKISMLGFDSVSVPATAAPMTITLKEAGDTALKEVVVIGYGTRKKIDNTSAVSSLKSEEITKMKVSNATQAIQGKAAGVQVTSSNTPGGTPSVIIRGVGTALGGRNPLYVVDGMPTDNINNINTNDITSYEVLKDASALAIYGTRGANGVIMITTKAGKGKMTIDFDSYSGFKSALKKVKMANSEEFARYSNAAFNDPAKFSLNQPINTNWYDEITRTGTYSENNLALSGSSESIKYFLSAGNYQEKGILNGTDYSRTTIRSNNEYKISERLKLSQNFSVSSIKNTPKPLSAFTTAYRQSPIVPVRYADGKYGVPFVNNGVAAETGSQFNSVGNPVSAIDYNNEKQQTVILQGGLKLDFDITKSLKFTSQFNGEFYTYKQYNYVDNLAIWLAADPNRVVDAYDPKSNINTLTRNRDQYFNWNLSNYFTYNKVFAEIHDVEVTAGIEANVIGTREKLGITRKNVEANSNYWALDGVPYAANVVGYTDVALNQQKLSSYFARFQYKLMDRYLFTGTVRRDGSSQFSEGNRWGTFPSFGAGWIVTKENFLSNVKGLDLLKIRGSWGRLGNQKVPLNNQTFTSGLNYGPDSGSGITVDSAVDPNLSWEIVEELSAGFDIEMFNNRLKGSFDVYDKNTTNAILYVLPYSTSGLTQRTATHVGEVSNKGYEIALRWDDKINDNLSYWVGGNFSHNKNKLASLNNPSIAPIVAGNLGNGQNTKILDITSVGQPIGSFYMYEYAGIDPTNGQMLYYNASGNKVAQGALNEVNDKKYVGSVLPTANYGVTLGLTYKAIDFSVDGYGTGGAKVYNGKKAQRFSGENVEASLTRDFWTPTNTTASNPAPFNQVPVASTYYLESADFFRINNITVGYKLPLNENGFINYCRIYVNAVNPFITQKFSGFSPEALGDGELVTGTQGVELDAYPSLRSFVIGANLKF, encoded by the coding sequence ATGAAAAATTTTATTTTTAGCTTATTTGTGCTCTTAATGCTTCCAGCATATATGTCTGGGCAGGCACAAGCGATTAAAGGAAAAGTAGTTGACAGCAGCGGAATGGGGATTCCGGGAGCAATCATTGCTTCATCTGACGCTAGAGCAACTGCTGATGCAGATTTCGACGGAAACTTTACAATTAATGCAAAACCAGGAGACATTTTAAAAATCTCTATGTTAGGCTTTGATTCAGTTTCTGTACCGGCAACTGCCGCACCAATGACAATTACTTTAAAAGAAGCAGGTGATACTGCCTTAAAAGAAGTTGTAGTAATTGGATACGGTACAAGAAAAAAAATTGACAATACTTCTGCTGTAAGTTCTCTAAAATCAGAGGAAATTACAAAAATGAAGGTGTCAAATGCAACTCAGGCTATTCAGGGGAAAGCAGCCGGGGTTCAAGTAACTTCTTCTAATACGCCTGGAGGAACACCTTCAGTAATTATCAGGGGGGTTGGTACAGCATTAGGAGGAAGAAACCCTTTATATGTTGTGGATGGAATGCCAACTGACAACATCAATAACATTAACACAAATGATATTACTTCTTATGAAGTTCTAAAAGATGCCTCTGCACTTGCTATTTATGGTACTAGAGGTGCGAATGGTGTGATCATGATTACTACAAAAGCTGGTAAAGGTAAAATGACTATTGATTTTGATAGTTATAGTGGTTTTAAATCTGCTTTGAAAAAGGTGAAAATGGCTAATAGTGAGGAGTTTGCTCGTTATAGTAATGCCGCTTTTAACGATCCGGCTAAATTTTCTTTGAATCAGCCAATTAATACAAATTGGTATGATGAAATTACGCGCACAGGAACTTATTCAGAAAACAATCTCGCATTGTCTGGTTCATCAGAAAGTATTAAATACTTTTTAAGTGCAGGAAACTACCAAGAAAAAGGAATTTTGAATGGAACAGATTATTCTCGTACAACTATTAGAAGTAACAACGAGTATAAAATTTCTGAAAGACTTAAATTAAGCCAGAATTTTAGTGTGAGCTCAATAAAAAACACACCAAAACCATTATCTGCATTTACAACAGCTTACAGACAATCGCCAATCGTACCAGTGCGTTATGCTGATGGTAAATATGGTGTTCCTTTTGTAAATAATGGAGTTGCTGCAGAAACAGGTTCTCAATTTAATTCAGTTGGAAATCCAGTAAGTGCTATCGATTATAATAATGAAAAACAGCAAACTGTTATTTTACAAGGAGGTTTAAAATTAGATTTTGATATTACAAAATCATTAAAATTCACTTCCCAATTTAACGGAGAGTTTTATACTTATAAGCAATATAACTATGTTGACAATCTAGCTATTTGGTTAGCTGCAGACCCAAACAGAGTTGTAGATGCATACGATCCAAAAAGTAATATCAATACCTTAACAAGAAATAGAGATCAATATTTCAACTGGAACTTATCTAACTATTTTACTTATAATAAAGTGTTTGCTGAAATTCACGATGTTGAGGTGACTGCGGGTATTGAGGCAAACGTTATTGGTACAAGAGAAAAACTTGGTATTACTAGAAAAAATGTCGAAGCTAATTCTAATTACTGGGCATTAGACGGCGTTCCTTATGCTGCAAATGTTGTTGGTTATACAGATGTAGCATTAAATCAGCAAAAATTATCATCATATTTTGCACGTTTCCAATACAAATTAATGGACAGATATTTGTTTACAGGAACAGTAAGACGCGACGGATCTTCACAGTTTTCTGAAGGTAACCGTTGGGGAACTTTCCCATCATTTGGTGCTGGATGGATTGTAACGAAAGAAAATTTCTTAAGCAATGTAAAAGGTCTTGATTTATTAAAGATTAGAGGTTCTTGGGGTAGATTAGGAAATCAGAAAGTGCCTTTGAACAATCAGACTTTTACTTCAGGTTTAAATTATGGACCAGATTCAGGTTCAGGAATTACTGTTGACTCAGCTGTAGATCCAAATTTATCATGGGAAATTGTTGAAGAACTTTCAGCAGGTTTTGACATTGAAATGTTTAACAATAGATTAAAAGGATCTTTTGATGTTTATGATAAAAACACAACAAATGCCATTTTATATGTTTTACCATATTCAACTTCAGGACTTACTCAAAGAACTGCTACTCACGTAGGAGAGGTTTCAAACAAAGGTTATGAAATTGCTCTTCGTTGGGATGACAAAATCAATGATAATTTAAGTTACTGGGTTGGAGGTAATTTCTCTCACAACAAAAATAAATTAGCTAGTTTGAACAATCCTTCAATTGCTCCAATTGTAGCAGGAAATTTAGGGAACGGTCAGAATACTAAAATACTTGATATTACATCTGTTGGACAGCCAATAGGAAGTTTTTACATGTACGAATATGCAGGAATAGATCCAACAAATGGACAAATGTTATACTACAATGCAAGTGGTAATAAAGTTGCTCAAGGCGCTTTAAATGAAGTTAATGATAAAAAATATGTTGGTTCAGTTTTACCTACAGCAAACTACGGTGTAACATTAGGTTTAACATATAAAGCTATTGATTTTTCTGTTGACGGATATGGTACAGGAGGAGCAAAAGTCTACAATGGTAAAAAAGCACAGCGTTTTTCTGGAGAAAATGTAGAGGCTTCTTTAACTCGTGATTTCTGGACTCCAACAAACACAACAGCTTCAAATCCGGCTCCATTTAACCAAGTTCCTGTTGCTTCAACTTATTACTTAGAATCAGCTGACTTTTTTAGAATTAATAACATTACAGTTGGATACAAACTTCCTTTAAATGAAAATGGATTTATCAACTACTGTAGAATTTATGTAAATGCTGTAAATCCATTTATTACTCAAAAATTCTCAGGGTTTTCACCGGAAGCATTGGGAGACGGAGAATTAGTTACAGGTACTCAGGGAGTTGAGTTAGATGCTTACCCATCATTGAGATCATTTGTTATTGGAGCTAATTTAAAATTTTAA